One segment of Candidatus Nitrospira nitrificans DNA contains the following:
- the rbfA gene encoding 30S ribosome-binding factor RbfA, translating into MSKTTYKRADRVADQIRMEVADILMRKIKDPRVHDVTVTDVELTGDLRIAHIFVTTMETGEAERDIFAGLSKASGFVRSELGRRLSLRYLPDVIFKKDVSGPRGDRIMRLLEGLHGESDQHEAQDSPNSDRKITASSS; encoded by the coding sequence ATGTCGAAGACGACCTATAAAAGGGCAGATCGGGTGGCTGACCAGATTCGCATGGAAGTAGCGGATATTCTTATGCGAAAAATCAAGGATCCTCGAGTCCATGACGTAACGGTGACCGATGTCGAGCTGACAGGGGATTTGCGCATCGCGCATATTTTTGTCACGACCATGGAAACAGGGGAAGCCGAGCGCGATATCTTTGCCGGCTTATCAAAGGCCAGTGGATTTGTGCGGTCGGAATTAGGACGGCGGCTCTCGCTCCGCTACCTGCCGGATGTGATTTTCAAGAAGGATGTCAGTGGCCCACGCGGCGACCGTATCATGCGGCTCCTGGAAGGACTGCACGGGGAGTCCGACCAGCATGAAGCCCAGGATTCACCGAACAGTGATCGGAAGATCACAGCCTCTTCCTCTTAA
- the infB gene encoding translation initiation factor IF-2, translating to MRVYELAKKLGMENRVLIPELKKMGVSVTSHSSTLDEEIVQKVLDKLAAKSKSRGTGIEGEVGAKLAEPASQSKTAAARSHVVEEPLKPDKRRILIKRKKEEEPIEAVASASIIEAERSPQPATPSAEATPFPSVEHPPSGGPDDRSLPAEDGSSKGSPPIPMPLVAKQEAPPAKPTIAPPMPGAATLESVTGKKKSMAFEAIEAEALKEKLKKAKKTGRPKDEQQDVKLREDAARWQDLRAIPVQRRDDRSKHVHHSTPAEITKPRRKSVKVTPRTTVKEFAELIGQRPADIVRKLMDMGQMLTFHQPMSLEAASIFAEESGVKVEISVEKVGDELLQDVVETGDDERPEPRPPVVTIMGHVDHGKTSLLDAIRQTKVAEGEAGGITQHIGAYTVSVRGKQVTFLDTPGHEAFTAMRSRGAKVTDIVILVVAADDGVMPQTIEAINHAKAAGVPLIVAMNKIDKPTANPDRVKNALSEYGLISEAWGGDTIMVEVSAKQKTGLDTLLEMILLQAEVLELKADPHRQAKGTVIEAKIERGRGPVATVLVQSGTLRVGDAYVVGTFSGRVRALISDRGEKAQQAGPSIPVEVIGLPGVPSAGDVFHVVSNERVAREIAEERAQKRRAAELTGPAKVSLDDLFAKIQEGSVKELAIVIKADVQGSSEALAGAVEKLSTDAVKLRVIHNGVGGVMESDVLLASASRAIIIGFNIRPEPKATALAEQQGVDIRLYTIIYDAIADIKAAMEGLLEPTLKERVLGRAEVRQVFTIPKIGAVAGTYVIDGTISRSSVGVRVIRDNVVVYQGKLGSLRRFKDDVRDVQQGYECGLSVENFNDVKSGDIIEAYAVDKIATKL from the coding sequence ATGCGTGTATACGAACTTGCGAAGAAGTTAGGCATGGAAAATCGGGTGCTCATCCCCGAGCTCAAGAAGATGGGGGTGTCGGTTACATCTCACAGCAGTACACTCGACGAGGAGATCGTTCAGAAAGTGTTGGATAAGTTGGCCGCAAAATCGAAGAGCCGAGGGACGGGAATCGAGGGAGAGGTCGGTGCAAAGTTGGCGGAGCCTGCGAGTCAAAGTAAAACCGCGGCGGCAAGAAGCCATGTCGTCGAGGAGCCGCTCAAGCCTGACAAGCGCCGCATTCTTATCAAGCGAAAGAAGGAAGAAGAGCCGATTGAGGCCGTTGCGTCAGCCTCGATTATCGAAGCTGAGCGTTCGCCGCAGCCGGCGACCCCAAGCGCCGAGGCGACACCGTTCCCATCCGTTGAGCATCCTCCGAGCGGTGGCCCGGACGACCGTAGTCTGCCGGCGGAAGACGGTTCGAGCAAAGGTTCTCCCCCCATACCGATGCCACTCGTTGCGAAGCAGGAAGCGCCGCCGGCCAAGCCGACCATCGCGCCGCCGATGCCAGGGGCGGCGACTCTGGAGTCTGTGACGGGCAAAAAGAAAAGCATGGCGTTTGAAGCCATCGAAGCAGAGGCGCTCAAGGAAAAGCTCAAGAAAGCGAAAAAAACAGGCCGTCCTAAGGACGAGCAGCAAGACGTCAAATTACGCGAGGACGCCGCCCGCTGGCAAGACCTTCGCGCGATTCCGGTGCAGCGCCGCGATGACCGATCCAAGCATGTTCACCATAGCACCCCGGCAGAAATCACTAAACCGCGCCGGAAGAGCGTGAAAGTGACTCCTCGGACAACGGTCAAAGAATTCGCTGAGTTGATCGGTCAACGGCCGGCGGACATCGTTCGAAAACTGATGGATATGGGGCAAATGCTGACGTTTCACCAACCTATGAGCCTTGAGGCCGCATCGATTTTTGCCGAGGAAAGCGGAGTCAAAGTTGAAATCTCCGTCGAGAAAGTTGGGGACGAGTTGCTGCAAGATGTCGTTGAGACGGGCGATGATGAGCGGCCGGAACCTCGACCGCCTGTGGTGACCATTATGGGGCACGTCGATCATGGGAAGACGTCGCTCCTCGATGCGATTCGCCAAACAAAAGTGGCGGAAGGAGAAGCGGGGGGCATTACTCAGCATATCGGCGCCTACACGGTCTCCGTGCGCGGCAAGCAAGTGACGTTTCTGGATACTCCAGGCCATGAGGCCTTTACGGCCATGCGATCTCGCGGCGCGAAGGTCACGGATATCGTCATTTTGGTCGTTGCGGCAGACGATGGCGTGATGCCGCAAACTATCGAAGCGATCAACCATGCCAAGGCGGCGGGCGTGCCGCTGATCGTGGCGATGAATAAGATCGACAAGCCGACCGCCAATCCTGATCGGGTAAAAAATGCTCTCTCGGAATATGGACTCATTTCCGAAGCCTGGGGTGGCGATACCATTATGGTCGAGGTGTCCGCCAAGCAGAAGACGGGCCTCGATACTCTCCTCGAGATGATCTTGCTTCAAGCGGAAGTGCTTGAACTCAAGGCGGATCCGCACAGGCAGGCTAAAGGCACCGTCATCGAGGCCAAGATCGAACGAGGGAGAGGTCCGGTTGCGACGGTGTTGGTCCAGAGCGGAACTCTGCGGGTGGGCGACGCGTATGTCGTCGGAACGTTCAGCGGCCGTGTCCGAGCTCTCATTAGCGACCGTGGTGAAAAAGCGCAGCAGGCAGGGCCGTCCATTCCTGTGGAAGTCATCGGCTTGCCGGGCGTTCCATCGGCGGGGGATGTCTTTCATGTCGTCTCCAACGAGCGAGTCGCCCGAGAGATAGCGGAGGAACGAGCCCAAAAGCGTCGGGCGGCGGAACTCACCGGCCCCGCGAAAGTGTCCTTGGATGATCTCTTTGCGAAGATTCAAGAAGGGTCGGTGAAGGAGTTGGCCATTGTCATCAAGGCCGACGTGCAAGGTTCGTCGGAAGCCTTGGCGGGCGCCGTCGAAAAGCTCTCGACGGATGCCGTCAAGCTGCGCGTGATTCATAACGGAGTCGGTGGGGTCATGGAATCCGATGTGCTGCTCGCTTCCGCGTCACGAGCCATCATTATCGGTTTCAATATCAGGCCGGAGCCAAAGGCAACCGCATTGGCGGAACAGCAAGGTGTCGACATCCGGCTTTACACGATCATTTATGACGCCATCGCCGATATCAAGGCTGCGATGGAAGGCTTGCTCGAGCCGACTCTGAAAGAGCGGGTGTTGGGACGAGCGGAAGTACGGCAGGTCTTTACGATTCCAAAGATCGGAGCCGTAGCAGGGACCTATGTGATCGACGGGACGATCTCTCGGTCCAGCGTCGGAGTCCGAGTGATTCGTGACAATGTGGTGGTCTATCAGGGTAAACTTGGTTCGTTACGGCGCTTCAAGGATGATGTGCGTGACGTGCAGCAGGGGTATGAATGCGGGTTGAGCGTCGAAAACTTCAACGATGTCAAATCCGGCGATATCATCGAGGCCTATGCAGTCGATAAGATCGCGACAAAGCTCTAG
- a CDS encoding DUF503 domain-containing protein, with the protein MVVGLCTVELFISGSQSLKDKRQVIHGIKDRLRGKFNLSVAEVDGQDLWQKAILGMACVSNERSHANQMLEQALNLIKSMPTVEVVRAQLELL; encoded by the coding sequence ATGGTTGTAGGGCTATGCACCGTTGAGTTATTCATCTCAGGAAGCCAATCGCTTAAAGACAAGCGGCAGGTTATCCATGGGATCAAGGACAGGCTTCGAGGCAAGTTTAACCTCTCAGTCGCCGAAGTGGACGGTCAAGACCTCTGGCAGAAGGCTATCCTTGGAATGGCTTGTGTCTCGAATGAGCGTAGCCACGCGAACCAGATGCTTGAACAAGCGTTGAATCTGATCAAAAGCATGCCAACCGTCGAAGTGGTACGAGCCCAGTTGGAATTACTCTAA
- the rpsO gene encoding 30S ribosomal protein S15 yields the protein MALLKEAKSELIKQYQQHDKDSGSPEVQIAVLTNRITYLTEHFKTHKKDHHSRRGLLQLVGRRRRLLDYLRGVNDARYRTVIDRLSIRK from the coding sequence ATGGCATTGTTGAAAGAAGCGAAGAGTGAACTCATCAAGCAATATCAGCAGCATGACAAGGATTCCGGATCGCCGGAAGTTCAGATAGCCGTATTGACCAATCGGATTACGTATCTCACCGAGCATTTCAAGACTCATAAAAAGGATCACCATTCGCGGCGTGGACTATTGCAGCTGGTCGGGCGCCGGCGGCGGCTTCTGGACTATCTCCGTGGTGTGAATGATGCGCGTTACCGAACCGTGATCGACCGACTCAGTATTCGCAAGTAA
- a CDS encoding cupredoxin domain-containing protein: MGKTMLAVFFGLGMVLAGVSGSYALQAGGVETGDLETGSVVGQPFKELSVDVSFFAVEIGNMKVWYPPMTVIDFKARPGSPVLLKVTNNSTAEHGFHLGAAGNQSAPTVLDTKLVLKPGETRYIGVPTSDLFYAGGNVLEYRCHLHPGHVGGKLLMLK; encoded by the coding sequence ATGGGCAAGACGATGTTGGCGGTCTTCTTTGGCCTTGGAATGGTATTGGCCGGGGTTTCGGGTTCGTATGCGCTTCAAGCAGGAGGTGTAGAGACCGGAGATCTGGAAACGGGTTCTGTCGTCGGCCAGCCGTTTAAGGAACTGAGCGTGGATGTTTCGTTCTTTGCTGTTGAAATTGGAAACATGAAGGTTTGGTATCCTCCCATGACGGTTATCGATTTTAAGGCACGTCCAGGCTCGCCGGTTCTATTGAAGGTCACAAATAATTCAACGGCTGAACATGGATTCCATCTCGGCGCCGCAGGGAATCAATCGGCGCCGACAGTTCTGGATACCAAGCTGGTGCTTAAACCAGGCGAGACACGGTACATCGGTGTTCCGACCAGCGATCTGTTCTATGCCGGGGGAAATGTTCTTGAATATCGTTGCCACTTGCATCCGGGCCATGTCGGCGGCAAGTTGCTCATGCTGAAGTAG
- a CDS encoding ribosome maturation factor RimP produces the protein MSKGNGLSIPGRSPQPVADRLHEIISPILWTLGLELVDVVCVGKGPRSVVRVLIAKPDGVSITDCEQAHKALGPALDVADPFPHAYTLEVSSPGLDRPFKRSQDYQRAIGKEVSLKLRQPLEGQWKIAGRLMQVDEEAVVLTVVAARTSHTVKLSRDMIAEAKLVVKI, from the coding sequence ATGTCAAAGGGAAATGGGCTGAGCATACCGGGCAGGAGTCCGCAACCGGTTGCCGATCGGTTGCACGAAATCATTTCGCCGATCTTATGGACGCTTGGGCTTGAATTGGTTGATGTGGTGTGCGTGGGGAAAGGTCCTCGCTCGGTCGTTCGCGTTCTGATCGCTAAACCGGATGGAGTCAGCATCACAGACTGCGAGCAGGCACATAAGGCTCTAGGACCGGCGCTGGATGTGGCCGATCCATTTCCCCATGCCTATACCCTTGAAGTCTCTTCTCCGGGTCTTGATCGACCCTTCAAGAGATCCCAGGATTATCAACGGGCGATTGGAAAAGAGGTGAGTCTCAAGCTTCGGCAGCCTCTCGAAGGCCAGTGGAAGATCGCCGGTCGGCTGATGCAGGTGGATGAAGAGGCGGTCGTGCTGACGGTGGTTGCCGCGCGGACATCCCACACGGTGAAACTGAGTCGAGACATGATTGCCGAAGCAAAGCTCGTCGTGAAGATCTAG
- the nusA gene encoding transcription termination factor NusA, with amino-acid sequence MNRELISVIDEIGRQKGIDKARVIGAIESALQTAAKKRFGQAENIQVEIDPKTGEISVVSKKIIVETVSNPKAEISLQEARQYDSEAEVGDEIGSLIEMNELGRIAAQTAKQVIFQKVREAEWEAVQKEYSTRQGDLVTGIILGMERRNYLVDLGKTEAILPIQEQIPRETYRRGDRVKAMLLEVRRTPKDVQVILSRSHPQFVAKLFELEVPEVMEKIIEIRSVVREPGDRTKIAVTSREKAVDPVGACVGIKGSRVQAVVRELRGEKIDIITWTQDPRVFIAEALNPATIEKVGIDEEKKSALVVAADSQLSLAIGKNGQNVRLAARLTGWKIDIISATEYEKEKVERDKEIKAALAEETEAQRLQEEARQAARAEEATSG; translated from the coding sequence ATGAATCGTGAACTGATTTCCGTGATCGACGAAATCGGGCGTCAGAAAGGGATCGACAAGGCCCGAGTCATCGGGGCCATCGAATCCGCCCTGCAGACCGCCGCGAAGAAACGTTTCGGTCAAGCCGAAAACATCCAAGTGGAGATCGATCCCAAAACGGGGGAAATTTCCGTCGTCTCCAAGAAGATCATCGTAGAAACGGTCAGCAACCCCAAGGCGGAGATCTCCCTCCAGGAAGCTCGCCAATACGATAGCGAGGCGGAGGTCGGCGACGAAATCGGATCGCTGATCGAAATGAATGAATTGGGAAGGATTGCCGCGCAAACGGCGAAGCAAGTGATCTTCCAGAAGGTGCGCGAGGCGGAATGGGAAGCGGTTCAAAAAGAATATTCGACGCGGCAGGGCGATCTTGTCACGGGAATCATTTTGGGCATGGAACGTCGGAATTATCTTGTGGACCTGGGAAAGACGGAGGCCATCCTGCCCATCCAGGAGCAGATTCCGCGCGAAACGTATCGACGCGGCGATCGTGTGAAAGCGATGTTGTTGGAGGTGCGCCGCACGCCGAAGGATGTTCAAGTCATTCTGTCTCGCAGTCATCCGCAGTTCGTGGCAAAACTTTTCGAGCTCGAAGTGCCGGAAGTCATGGAAAAGATCATTGAAATCAGATCCGTCGTTCGGGAGCCGGGCGATCGAACGAAGATTGCGGTCACGTCCCGTGAAAAGGCCGTGGATCCGGTGGGGGCCTGTGTCGGCATTAAAGGCTCGCGCGTGCAGGCGGTCGTTCGCGAGCTGCGGGGCGAGAAGATCGATATCATTACGTGGACCCAGGATCCGCGAGTTTTTATCGCCGAAGCCTTAAATCCCGCCACGATCGAAAAGGTCGGGATCGACGAAGAGAAGAAGTCGGCGCTTGTGGTCGCAGCCGATTCGCAATTATCGTTGGCGATCGGAAAAAACGGTCAGAATGTCAGGCTTGCGGCGCGTTTGACGGGGTGGAAGATCGACATCATCAGCGCCACCGAATACGAAAAGGAAAAGGTGGAACGCGATAAGGAAATCAAGGCCGCGCTCGCGGAGGAAACCGAAGCGCAGCGACTGCAAGAAGAAGCTCGGCAGGCCGCCAGAGCTGAGGAAGCAACGAGCGGATAG
- a CDS encoding Rieske (2Fe-2S) protein produces MMDGFQKVAQLDELPPGKSKMVTVNDRPIALFNVEGKLYAIHNSCPHEGGPLIEGRLKGYVIACPWHDLAFDIRNGQGTDGGGYCVGSYEIRVDGNDVLIGSRRKM; encoded by the coding sequence ATGATGGATGGGTTTCAAAAAGTCGCACAGCTCGATGAGTTGCCTCCTGGAAAATCCAAGATGGTCACGGTCAATGACCGTCCGATCGCCTTGTTCAACGTCGAGGGGAAATTGTACGCCATTCATAATAGCTGCCCGCACGAGGGAGGGCCCCTTATTGAAGGGAGGCTCAAAGGGTATGTCATTGCCTGTCCCTGGCATGATCTGGCGTTCGACATCAGAAATGGGCAAGGCACCGACGGTGGTGGGTATTGTGTCGGGAGTTATGAAATCCGGGTGGACGGGAATGATGTTCTGATTGGCTCTCGGCGGAAAATGTAA
- the dat gene encoding D-amino-acid transaminase: MPDIAFINGRFLPWEEATVSIDDRGFQFGDAVYEVIRTYRGGPFEFGAHLARLNRSAGELSIRQPYTREQWLGWVQQGLSLAGYQEAKIYIQVTRGVAPREHGFPSDILPTVVMTIRKFHPLAADVRSAGVSAGTREDLRWGRCDIKSVNLLANVLAREEAKKAGVFETILVRDGFVMEGALSNVMAVRGGMIMTAPEGPRILSGVTRTVVLELAKKDDIVIEERFIPVDVLYQSDEVFLTGTTLEVLGVVQIDGRTIGSGRPGPITKTLAARWAMLTG, encoded by the coding sequence ATGCCCGACATCGCGTTCATCAACGGTCGTTTTTTGCCTTGGGAAGAGGCGACGGTTTCCATCGATGATCGGGGGTTCCAATTCGGGGATGCCGTCTACGAAGTCATTCGCACCTATCGTGGGGGACCGTTCGAGTTCGGTGCCCATCTTGCCAGGCTGAATCGGAGCGCGGGAGAACTTTCGATTCGCCAGCCCTATACCAGGGAGCAATGGCTCGGGTGGGTTCAGCAAGGCCTCAGTCTGGCCGGATATCAAGAGGCCAAGATCTATATCCAGGTCACCAGAGGGGTGGCTCCCCGTGAGCATGGCTTCCCTTCCGATATCCTCCCCACGGTCGTCATGACCATCAGGAAATTTCATCCTCTGGCAGCGGACGTGCGTAGCGCCGGCGTCAGCGCCGGCACCAGGGAAGATCTCCGATGGGGGCGCTGTGACATCAAAAGCGTCAATCTGCTGGCCAATGTCCTTGCTCGCGAAGAAGCGAAAAAGGCCGGCGTCTTCGAAACGATTTTGGTCAGAGATGGCTTCGTCATGGAAGGCGCATTGAGCAATGTCATGGCTGTTCGGGGCGGGATGATTATGACGGCTCCCGAAGGCCCTCGAATTCTATCCGGCGTCACACGAACCGTGGTCTTAGAGTTGGCGAAAAAAGATGATATCGTGATCGAAGAACGGTTCATTCCGGTCGATGTGCTGTATCAGTCAGATGAAGTATTTCTGACGGGAACCACGCTCGAAGTACTCGGTGTTGTCCAGATCGACGGAAGAACCATTGGCTCCGGCCGGCCTGGTCCGATCACGAAAACGCTGGCTGCTCGATGGGCCATGTTGACCGGCTAG
- a CDS encoding YfhL family 4Fe-4S dicluster ferredoxin: MALLITDECISCGACLPECPNEAIFETRSDAETKGNHVGDGQGVGDNIYVIAHDRCTECVGHFDEPQCAAVCPVDNCCISDPLYPETTDVLLERAKTLNPDKAIDPAKVWSGVRN; encoded by the coding sequence ATGGCATTATTGATTACGGACGAATGCATCTCTTGTGGAGCATGTCTGCCGGAATGTCCTAATGAAGCGATCTTTGAAACTCGAAGTGACGCGGAGACCAAGGGCAATCACGTCGGCGACGGACAAGGTGTCGGCGACAACATTTACGTCATCGCACATGACCGTTGCACCGAATGCGTTGGTCACTTTGATGAACCCCAATGTGCTGCGGTTTGTCCCGTCGACAACTGCTGCATTTCAGACCCTCTCTATCCTGAAACGACGGATGTGCTTCTGGAGAGAGCGAAGACTTTGAATCCCGATAAGGCCATCGATCCTGCTAAAGTGTGGAGCGGCGTAAGAAACTGA
- a CDS encoding DUF192 domain-containing protein: protein MASDQAQASDREQRKKRNIMMVLLALLLMSASVFLVERKESSIIVVTFPSGVELEAEVADTPEKLLFGLAFREGLPLHGGMLYIFEENGLHRVTTREYRFPIDILWVDEGHHVVHMLEHAEPCAKDPCPFFGPPPEAARYVIQVESGFIKTTGVAKGDELKYALRM from the coding sequence ATGGCATCTGATCAGGCCCAGGCGAGCGATCGAGAGCAGCGGAAGAAGCGGAACATCATGATGGTTCTGCTCGCTCTTCTCCTGATGAGCGCATCGGTGTTCCTCGTTGAGCGCAAGGAATCGAGCATCATCGTCGTCACGTTCCCGAGCGGTGTTGAACTCGAAGCCGAAGTGGCGGACACGCCGGAGAAGTTGCTCTTTGGACTTGCTTTTCGTGAGGGCTTGCCCCTACACGGAGGCATGCTTTATATCTTTGAGGAAAATGGGTTGCATCGTGTGACGACCCGGGAATATCGATTCCCCATCGATATTTTGTGGGTGGACGAGGGGCATCATGTGGTGCATATGTTGGAACATGCGGAACCGTGCGCCAAAGATCCGTGCCCGTTTTTCGGGCCGCCGCCGGAAGCGGCGCGGTATGTGATCCAGGTAGAATCAGGGTTCATTAAGACAACAGGAGTCGCAAAAGGCGACGAGCTCAAGTATGCCCTTCGCATGTAG
- the truB gene encoding tRNA pseudouridine(55) synthase TruB, protein MDRTDTTTGLRDALDGVLIVHKEAGWTSHDVVAKVRRLLGGSKVGHAGTLDPSATGVLPILVGRATRVAEYLINWDKEYHAVLRLGETTDTQDATGQVLSRVDPCEVTEDMLQAVIARFRGEQRQLPPMYSAVKVGGQPLYKAARAGRTVDRAERSIMIHQLEITALHGRDVALRIVCSKGTYVRTLCADIGQALGVGGHLSALERRRVGPLSIEQALTIDQVADHLTMRTLSRQFISVDQLLVQFPAVVVNAEQAQRVLNGSPIFPARVGQLPPAPSTLSVRLKDEAGQLLAIGTHDAGRMGSIRICKVLSLLNH, encoded by the coding sequence ATGGATCGAACAGATACCACGACAGGCCTGCGGGATGCTCTTGACGGAGTCCTCATCGTCCACAAGGAAGCCGGCTGGACGTCGCACGATGTTGTCGCCAAGGTCCGGAGGCTGTTGGGGGGAAGTAAAGTCGGCCATGCCGGCACGCTGGATCCTAGCGCTACGGGTGTCTTGCCTATCCTTGTCGGGCGGGCCACAAGAGTTGCTGAGTACCTGATCAATTGGGACAAGGAGTACCATGCCGTCTTGCGCTTGGGAGAAACGACCGATACGCAAGATGCAACCGGGCAGGTCTTGAGCAGGGTCGATCCATGCGAAGTGACGGAAGACATGCTTCAGGCCGTGATCGCTCGATTCCGAGGCGAACAACGCCAATTGCCGCCGATGTATTCAGCCGTGAAAGTCGGCGGACAGCCGCTTTACAAAGCGGCCAGAGCGGGCAGAACAGTCGATCGGGCGGAGCGATCGATCATGATTCATCAGCTTGAGATCACGGCCCTTCATGGCCGTGACGTGGCCCTGCGCATTGTGTGTTCGAAAGGCACGTATGTCCGCACGTTATGTGCCGACATCGGACAGGCATTAGGGGTCGGCGGGCATCTCTCTGCTCTCGAGCGTCGCCGTGTCGGGCCATTGTCGATCGAACAGGCGCTGACGATCGATCAAGTCGCCGATCACCTTACGATGAGAACGCTCTCTCGGCAGTTCATTTCGGTGGATCAACTCCTCGTTCAATTCCCGGCAGTGGTCGTGAACGCGGAGCAGGCGCAGCGTGTCTTGAATGGCTCGCCAATTTTCCCGGCGCGAGTCGGGCAACTCCCGCCTGCCCCCTCCACGCTGTCGGTACGACTCAAGGATGAAGCCGGTCAGTTGTTGGCCATCGGAACTCACGATGCCGGCCGCATGGGGTCGATTAGAATTTGCAAAGTACTGAGTCTCTTGAATCATTAA
- a CDS encoding protease inhibitor I42 family protein — MSVPGAGHNPVLDGGDRRVVTVDQAFAIHLWEDRTRGEQWVPSYDAKGLALLSDEFLCVASNNAVENGQRIFEFKAVQSGVYQLLFEKRMGWKFTAEDQRVFRIEAGPASRN; from the coding sequence GTGAGTGTTCCCGGTGCCGGTCACAATCCTGTGTTGGACGGCGGTGATCGCCGTGTCGTCACGGTCGACCAGGCATTCGCCATCCATCTATGGGAAGATCGCACCAGGGGTGAACAGTGGGTGCCGTCGTATGATGCCAAAGGGCTTGCCCTTCTCAGTGATGAGTTTCTTTGTGTCGCGAGCAATAATGCGGTGGAAAACGGGCAGCGCATCTTCGAGTTTAAAGCCGTACAATCAGGGGTCTATCAGTTGCTTTTCGAAAAGCGCATGGGGTGGAAATTTACCGCGGAAGATCAGCGCGTGTTCAGAATCGAAGCGGGACCGGCCTCCCGAAATTGA